A region of Colletotrichum higginsianum IMI 349063 chromosome 10, whole genome shotgun sequence DNA encodes the following proteins:
- a CDS encoding Glucanase codes for MSEFFDIFKDIFGDNTEFQDVGGWAKMGDVVRNFMVLVTIDSAYALDRYKCEPDVAPGPCLRNSGNPTMFANYRERKAKVFNRFCNCRAMFTPK; via the exons ATGTCCGAGTTTTTCGATATCTTCAAGGACATTTTTGGCGACAACACTGAGTTTCAGGATGTCGGCGGCTGGGCCAAGATGGGCGATGTTGTCAGAAACTTTATGGTCCTCGTTACT ATCGACTCGGCCTATGCTCTTGATCGCTACAAGTGTGAGCCAGATGTTGCCCCCGGTCCATGCCTCCGAAATTCGGGCAACCCGACGATGTTCGCGAACTACCGAGAACGAAAAGCCAAGGTGTTCAACAGGTTTTGCAACTGCCGAGCTATGTTCACGCCAAAATAG